The Aythya fuligula isolate bAytFul2 chromosome 7, bAytFul2.pri, whole genome shotgun sequence genome has a window encoding:
- the VAX1 gene encoding ventral anterior homeobox 1 yields the protein MFGKQDKMDVRCSSETEANRVSKNGHKEGKESKGSEGNISTSFLKDQQGTFSASAATEDCNKSKSSSADPDYCRRILVRDAKGSIREIILPKGLDLDRPKRTRTSFTAEQLYRLEMEFQRCQYVVGRERTELARQLNLSETQVKVWFQNRRTKQKKDQGKDSELRSVVSETAATCSVLRLLEQGRLLSPPGLPGLLPPCGTGPLGSALRGPGLAAGTGSSAAAAAAAAAAPPGGSPHPAAGGSAAGPPPPGALHGAAAAAAGPGLFGLPVPSLLGSVAGRLASAPLAVAGSLAGNLQELSARYLSSSAFEPYSRTSNKESAEKKALD from the exons ATGTTTGGGAAACAAGACAAAATGGACGTTAGATGCAGTTCAGAGACTGAAGCTAACCGGGTCTCGAAGAACGGACATAAAGAGGGCAAGGAAAGCAAAGGGtctgaaggaaatatttctacttcttttttgaaggatcaGCAAGGGactttttctgcctctgcagctaCGGAAGACTGTAATAAAAGTAAATCTAGTTCTGCTGACCCGGACTATTGCAGGAGGATCCTAGTTAGAG ATGCCAAAGGTTCAATCCGAGAGATTATTCTGCCTAAGGGGCTTGATCTGGACCGTCCCAAGCGGACCCGCACCTCCTTCACGGCCGAGCAGCTCTACCGCCTGGAGATGGAGTTCCAGCGGTGCCAGTACGTCGTGGGGCGGGAGCGCACCGAGCTCGCCCGGCAGCTCAACCTCTCCGAGACTCAG GTAAAAGTGTGGTTCCAAAACCGGCGCACCAAGCAGAAAAAGGACCAGGGCAAAGACTCGGAGCTGCGCTCCGTCGTATCCGAGACCGCCGCCACCTGCAGCGTCCTgcggctgctggagcagggccgCCTGCTCTCCCCGCCGGGGCTCCCGGGCCTCCTGCCCCCCTGCGGCACCGGGCCGCTGGGCTCGGCTCTGCGGGGACCCGGCCTGGCCGCGGGCACCGGcagctcggcggcggcggcggcggcggcggcggcggctccccccgggggctccccgcaTCCTGCGGCCGGCggcagcgcggcggggccgccccccccgggggcGCTGcacggagccgccgccgccgccgccggcccgggGCTGTTCGGGCTGCCGGTGCCGTCGCTGCTGGGCTCGGTGGCCGGCCGGTTGGCCTCCGCTCCCCTGGCCGTGGCCGGTTCCCTGGCGGGCAACTTGCAGGAACTGTCGGCCCGCTACCTGAGCTCGTCCGCCTTCGAGCCCTACTCCCGGACCAGCAATAAAGAGAGCGCGGAGAAAAAAGCGCTGGACTGA